In Rubrobacter calidifluminis, a single genomic region encodes these proteins:
- a CDS encoding NADH-quinone oxidoreductase subunit B family protein, with the protein MTREEREVREELAGRVRAFGRSLHIRHVDAGSCGACESEVQALQNPFYDLHRVGLFFTPSPRHADLLLVTGPVTRAMERPLKMAYEAMPDPKVVIAACGPACGGGIYGRSYATLGGVDAVLPVDVYVPGSPPHPLSLLHGILLALGRIEQKIGREEHVAGRVS; encoded by the coding sequence GTGACTAGGGAGGAACGGGAGGTCCGGGAGGAGCTCGCCGGGCGAGTGCGGGCGTTCGGGCGCTCGCTGCACATACGCCACGTGGACGCCGGTTCGTGCGGGGCGTGCGAGTCGGAGGTGCAGGCGCTGCAGAACCCGTTCTACGACCTGCACCGCGTCGGGCTCTTCTTCACCCCCTCCCCCCGTCACGCCGACCTGCTACTCGTCACCGGGCCGGTGACCCGGGCGATGGAGCGTCCCCTGAAGATGGCCTACGAGGCGATGCCCGACCCGAAGGTCGTGATCGCGGCCTGCGGCCCGGCGTGCGGCGGCGGGATCTACGGCCGCTCGTACGCCACGCTGGGCGGGGTGGACGCGGTGCTGCCGGTCGACGTCTACGTCCCGGGGAGCCCACCCCACCCGCTCTCGCTCCTGCACGGCATCCTGCTCGCCCTGGGACGCATCGAGCAGAAGATAGGCCGCGAGGAGCACGTCGCCGGGAGGGTCTCTTGA
- a CDS encoding proton-conducting transporter membrane subunit — MTFSLCLLSLALGAAVSLLFGKRGAQAGLTLGALGGALAIAAGLLAIYAGGFTLSVDLGYGPGRAAFSLDGLSGFFVLTTGLVLLPVSVYNLHQQVRRSRVTYAALYDLLALATLLVFASENAFAFLFFWEVAAGAFYALVAFEDGREGRVGASYLYSAASKLGTAMILAAFFLAFAQAGTFGFPEMARSHLSGGYASAAFVLALAGFAVKAGVVPLQVWLPSSYSSAPPGAAALLAGGILNLGFYGIVRFDVQVLGPGPTWWGILVLLLGGISAAVGILYAIAQRDLSRFVAYSSVENAGIILIGLGIFMIGSSEKLYPLAALGVVVALLHMLHHSLAKSLLFLGVGAVDRATGTLQMDLLGELARKMPKTALLSFVAVLSLAALPPSSGFATEWLTLESLMQGFRLPELSARAAMAIAGAFLALAGGVAILGFVKLYGGVFLGRGRSEATRKAKDPSVAGLVGMGTLALLGLSVGVLAPLWIRVVAKATASLTPAGDISGRMFSMWPVLQPAYENFSALSPTLLALALPALVVMAWGAVRIFGGREMVRGRVWTSGEASTGGVGYTPRGFSNALRTVFSDFYRPKEEVVGRLYRSRTLFWLEGSFYEWASGVLLGVTRRMKRIQSGNLSAYLLYVFVVLMLVLVYASAG; from the coding sequence ATGACGTTCTCCCTCTGCCTGCTCTCGCTCGCGCTCGGCGCCGCCGTCTCGCTCCTCTTCGGGAAGCGCGGGGCGCAGGCAGGCCTCACCCTCGGGGCCCTGGGAGGGGCTCTTGCCATCGCCGCCGGGCTTTTGGCGATCTACGCCGGCGGCTTCACGCTCTCCGTGGATCTCGGATACGGGCCCGGCAGGGCCGCCTTCTCGCTCGACGGGCTCTCCGGGTTCTTCGTCCTCACGACCGGGCTCGTGCTGCTGCCGGTCTCGGTGTACAACCTGCATCAGCAGGTGCGAAGAAGCCGCGTGACCTACGCCGCGCTCTACGATCTTCTGGCCCTCGCGACGCTTTTGGTCTTCGCCTCGGAGAACGCTTTCGCCTTCCTGTTCTTCTGGGAGGTCGCGGCCGGGGCGTTCTACGCGCTCGTCGCCTTCGAGGACGGAAGGGAGGGGCGCGTCGGCGCCAGCTACCTCTACTCGGCCGCCTCGAAGCTGGGTACGGCGATGATCCTCGCGGCCTTCTTCCTGGCTTTCGCGCAGGCCGGCACCTTCGGCTTCCCGGAGATGGCTCGCTCGCACCTCTCCGGCGGGTACGCGAGCGCAGCCTTCGTCCTCGCGCTCGCCGGGTTTGCGGTCAAGGCCGGGGTAGTGCCGCTCCAGGTCTGGCTCCCCTCCTCCTACTCCTCGGCCCCGCCCGGCGCCGCAGCGCTTTTGGCAGGAGGTATCCTGAACCTGGGTTTCTACGGCATCGTGCGCTTCGACGTCCAGGTGCTCGGCCCGGGCCCCACCTGGTGGGGAATACTCGTGTTGCTCCTCGGTGGCATCTCTGCCGCGGTTGGGATCCTCTACGCCATCGCCCAGCGCGACCTCAGCCGCTTCGTCGCCTACTCCAGCGTGGAGAACGCCGGCATAATCCTGATAGGGCTCGGCATCTTCATGATCGGCTCCTCAGAGAAACTCTACCCCCTCGCAGCCCTCGGGGTGGTGGTGGCGCTCCTGCACATGCTGCACCACTCTTTGGCCAAGTCGCTGCTGTTTTTAGGGGTGGGAGCCGTAGACCGCGCCACGGGCACGCTCCAGATGGACCTCCTCGGGGAGCTGGCCAGAAAGATGCCAAAGACGGCCCTCCTCTCTTTCGTGGCCGTGCTCTCTCTGGCCGCGCTCCCCCCATCGAGTGGCTTTGCAACCGAGTGGCTCACCCTGGAGAGCCTGATGCAGGGCTTCAGGCTCCCTGAGCTCTCCGCACGGGCGGCGATGGCCATAGCGGGTGCGTTTCTGGCGCTGGCTGGAGGAGTCGCGATCCTCGGGTTCGTCAAGCTCTACGGAGGGGTGTTTCTGGGCAGGGGACGCTCGGAGGCTACGAGGAAGGCAAAAGATCCCTCCGTTGCGGGGCTTGTGGGGATGGGGACCCTGGCGCTGCTCGGTTTGAGCGTGGGGGTTCTGGCACCCCTCTGGATCCGGGTGGTGGCAAAAGCCACGGCGAGCCTCACCCCCGCGGGGGACATCTCGGGGAGGATGTTCTCGATGTGGCCGGTGCTGCAGCCCGCCTACGAAAACTTCTCTGCGCTCTCGCCCACGCTGCTCGCGCTCGCGCTGCCGGCGCTGGTGGTGATGGCGTGGGGGGCCGTGAGGATCTTCGGCGGCAGGGAGATGGTCCGGGGGAGGGTATGGACCTCCGGGGAGGCATCTACTGGGGGCGTGGGTTACACGCCGAGGGGCTTCTCCAACGCGCTGCGCACGGTCTTCTCGGACTTCTACCGGCCGAAGGAGGAGGTCGTGGGGCGTCTGTACCGCTCGCGCACGCTCTTCTGGCTCGAAGGTAGCTTCTACGAGTGGGCATCCGGCGTCCTCCTCGGGGTGACGCGGAGGATGAAGAGGATCCAGTCGGGCAACCTCTCGGCGTACCTCCTGTACGTCTTCGTGGTCCTCATGCTCGTGCTCGTCTACGCCTCGGCCGGGTAG